GATACTTGTATGAACCATGTCATGCGTCACATCGTTGATAATGGTGGGCATTACGCAGAGCATGTACACCGTTTAGATCAAGGAACAAACGGCCTATTACTTGTAGCGAAACATCCAATTGCCAAATCTATTTTCGACCGAATGATTGAAGAAAAGTCAATCATCAGAACATATGCAGCCGAAGTACAAGGAAATATTCGTACAGATAATGGCACTATTAAAGCAGCCATTGGCAAAGACCGCCATCATAATACTCGCCGTGTAGTTGCACCGAATGGACAAAACGCTGTTACACATTATGAAGTTGTAAACCGCTACAAAGGAACATGTGTTGTTCACGTTGTACTAGAAACAGGTCGCACACACCAAATTCGCGTACATATGGCGCATATTGGTCACCCAATTGTTGGCGATACATTATACGGTGCACGCGAAACAGCAGTTGGCACATACGCGCTACACGCCATTCAACTTGCTTTTAACCATCCATTTTTAAATGAGGATGTTGTTGTAAAAGATCAGTAAGAAAAAAGAGACAAGAAAAGCATAATGCCTTTACTTGTCTCTTTTTCTAATCTAGTTTTTCACGCTCTACATACGGTATGCCGTTTTGAATTGAGTAATGATAAATATAGCTTATTGCTTGCGAGTTTAATTCTTTTTCTTTAATGACAAACGAATTACCAGAATTGGCAATTATCTTCACTTCGCCCTTGTTATCTCCTACGACATATTCATAGTACACTTCCGAAAGCTCTGTCCATTCATACTGATCGTTCAACCATAAAAAATTGCGCTCAATTTGCTCGTTACTAATTTTCAAATAGTTTTGCGTCGAATAATAGGCCGTACTGCCACCAATTACAAGTAACAAAAGACTAATTCCATAAATTACTTTTGTACGCTTATACGCTAATAAGCCAAACATCGCCCCAAAAACGAGGCTGGCTCCTATAA
This portion of the Solibacillus daqui genome encodes:
- a CDS encoding RluA family pseudouridine synthase gives rise to the protein MFTYTINENRQTVEDLLRIKWRLGKKLVHELRMAKAVTINGEPIMWKEPFDKGTKIEFNFEIPASNYIPTQTCDVIIRYEDEHCLIVSKPKGMATHPNEPTDQDTCMNHVMRHIVDNGGHYAEHVHRLDQGTNGLLLVAKHPIAKSIFDRMIEEKSIIRTYAAEVQGNIRTDNGTIKAAIGKDRHHNTRRVVAPNGQNAVTHYEVVNRYKGTCVVHVVLETGRTHQIRVHMAHIGHPIVGDTLYGARETAVGTYALHAIQLAFNHPFLNEDVVVKDQ